Proteins from a genomic interval of Candidatus Brocadia sp.:
- a CDS encoding protein BatD, translated as MRYKSFKEMRVYCKYFSIVISFIVIFGCIGKTIAQDILLTATVDQNVITLNDQLELTLTIHGTQDTLPPSFPSIDGFTLLYGPQISAQTKIVNGDVSVSKGYTYVLQPAAKGKFTIGPSAVEYKGKVYSSQPIKVEVVDTPRSSGSQAPDIDKLVFVELSTDKIEAYIYEQVVLSFKLYFQKGLPITDIDYVAPGTKNFMEEKLGDQRQYEEIRDGIIYNVLELRTALFPMVSGELTISPAKLKCNLIIQQRRDRRNTPPDSFFGDAFFDDFFGREQKRHPIERTTGSIALKVKSLPEQGKPKDFKGAVGTYHMEVSTRAQQVKVGDPITLSVSVYGEGNIQTINEPVLVLNNENDFKLYPAEFTTQITNREELIRGRKVFSKVIEPQKTDLKFTPAIAFSFFDPRAGQYKTITKEPIPIVVEKGEQEVPIQLTLSHDRVQPVKQQVQILTQDILPIMANLSSLQNQGNPIYKNPFIIACLSIPAITVIASFFITKNKERLQTDIGYARNKRAHAAAKKRLEGAQSILHQNLPTEFYSYLSKSISDYLADKLNISTASATEDKVGILLKQRGVGDDTIEEISRCITDFDHRRFSRDGGSLDEMEHSLKLAEQLITKLERQL; from the coding sequence ATGAGATATAAATCATTTAAAGAGATGAGGGTATATTGCAAATATTTTAGTATTGTAATTTCTTTCATTGTAATCTTTGGCTGCATTGGAAAGACAATTGCACAGGATATTCTGTTAACAGCAACCGTGGACCAAAATGTCATAACATTAAACGATCAACTAGAGTTAACATTGACCATCCACGGTACTCAGGACACCTTACCCCCTTCATTCCCAAGTATTGACGGGTTTACCTTGCTGTATGGCCCGCAAATATCTGCACAAACAAAAATTGTTAATGGTGATGTTTCAGTAAGCAAAGGCTATACCTATGTGCTGCAGCCTGCGGCAAAAGGTAAGTTCACAATAGGGCCCTCTGCAGTGGAATACAAGGGAAAGGTTTATTCTTCTCAACCAATAAAGGTGGAAGTGGTTGATACTCCCCGTTCATCTGGTTCACAGGCTCCGGACATTGATAAACTCGTCTTTGTGGAGCTGAGTACTGATAAGATTGAGGCGTATATATATGAACAGGTTGTGCTATCATTTAAACTCTATTTCCAAAAGGGATTACCGATCACCGATATAGATTATGTAGCGCCAGGCACAAAAAATTTTATGGAAGAAAAGCTCGGTGACCAAAGACAATACGAAGAAATCCGGGATGGGATCATATACAATGTTTTAGAACTACGTACGGCGCTTTTCCCGATGGTATCCGGAGAACTCACCATATCGCCTGCTAAATTAAAATGTAATTTGATCATTCAACAGCGGAGAGACCGGAGGAATACTCCGCCTGATAGTTTTTTTGGTGACGCTTTTTTTGATGACTTCTTTGGAAGGGAACAGAAGAGACATCCTATTGAAAGGACAACGGGGTCAATCGCCTTAAAGGTCAAATCATTGCCGGAACAGGGTAAACCTAAGGACTTTAAAGGTGCCGTAGGTACTTATCATATGGAAGTCTCAACAAGAGCACAACAGGTAAAGGTTGGTGACCCAATCACCCTATCCGTATCAGTATACGGGGAAGGGAACATTCAAACAATTAATGAACCTGTATTGGTCCTGAACAACGAAAACGATTTTAAGCTGTATCCAGCCGAATTCACCACGCAAATTACCAATCGGGAAGAATTAATTCGGGGACGAAAGGTGTTTAGCAAAGTCATAGAACCCCAAAAGACAGATCTGAAATTTACGCCGGCAATAGCGTTCAGTTTTTTTGATCCACGTGCAGGACAGTATAAAACAATTACTAAAGAACCTATTCCCATTGTTGTCGAAAAAGGAGAGCAGGAAGTACCCATTCAATTGACGCTTTCTCATGATAGAGTACAGCCTGTAAAACAACAAGTCCAAATATTAACACAAGATATTTTACCTATCATGGCAAACCTATCCTCGTTACAAAATCAGGGAAACCCTATCTATAAAAATCCGTTTATTATAGCGTGCCTTTCTATTCCGGCAATTACCGTCATAGCCTCTTTTTTTATAACGAAGAATAAAGAACGATTGCAAACAGATATCGGCTATGCAAGAAATAAACGGGCACATGCAGCAGCAAAAAAAAGATTGGAAGGGGCGCAATCAATACTTCACCAGAATCTTCCAACGGAGTTTTATTCATATCTTTCCAAGTCAATATCCGATTACCTGGCGGATAAATTAAATATTTCAACGGCAAGCGCTACGGAGGATAAAGTAGGTATCTTGTTAAAACAACGAGGAGTTGGAGACGATACCATAGAAGAAATTTCCCGTTGCATAACTGATTTTGATCATCGGCGTTTTTCAAGAGATGGAGGGTCACTGGATGAGATGGAGCATTCTTTAAAGCTCGCTGAACAACTCATCACAAAACTGGAGAGACAATTATAA
- a CDS encoding tetratricopeptide repeat protein: MNSPNKMKHFKLFFFVVVLFGWVSLGWIDPLADRVREGNRLYNDSKYDEALDKYVNAQVNSPNAFQLDFNIANAQYKRSKYPEAAQLFEKVIRSGDIEMKAKSSFNMGNTLYRQGQMKEALECYKKTVDFIDEIEHKVGSELDTLKNDAKYNYEYVERKMQENEQKQQGQDQKDQQQEEEEDKNDKQQSDDNKSEDEENQESQKDKQEPSPESTPEENKNKKEDNQGQSDKDKQKEQHSEQQQPQPQNQKQMTKEEAERLLEALNNNEKETRLMKRDTQRLQHKSVEKDW; encoded by the coding sequence GTGAATTCTCCAAATAAAATGAAGCATTTCAAACTGTTTTTTTTCGTAGTGGTACTATTTGGATGGGTATCTCTGGGATGGATAGACCCTCTTGCTGACCGGGTAAGGGAGGGAAATAGACTTTATAATGATAGTAAGTATGACGAGGCATTGGATAAATACGTAAATGCACAGGTGAATTCACCCAACGCATTCCAATTAGACTTTAACATAGCCAACGCTCAATACAAGAGAAGTAAATACCCTGAAGCAGCTCAACTGTTTGAGAAAGTAATAAGATCCGGGGATATCGAAATGAAGGCAAAATCGAGTTTTAATATGGGTAATACCCTGTACAGGCAGGGTCAGATGAAAGAGGCTCTGGAGTGTTATAAGAAAACTGTGGATTTTATCGATGAAATTGAACACAAGGTTGGTAGTGAACTCGATACACTGAAAAACGATGCCAAATATAACTATGAGTACGTTGAGCGAAAGATGCAGGAAAATGAACAAAAGCAGCAGGGTCAGGATCAAAAAGACCAGCAGCAGGAAGAAGAAGAGGATAAAAACGATAAACAACAATCAGATGACAATAAGAGCGAGGATGAAGAAAACCAGGAATCACAGAAAGATAAACAGGAGCCCAGTCCAGAAAGTACGCCGGAAGAAAATAAGAACAAAAAAGAGGATAACCAGGGTCAATCTGATAAGGACAAACAAAAAGAACAACATTCAGAGCAACAACAGCCGCAACCTCAAAATCAAAAACAAATGACAAAAGAGGAAGCGGAGCGGCTTCTGGAGGCATTGAATAATAATGAAAAAGAAACGAGGCTTATGAAAAGGGACACACAGCGTTTGCAACATAAATCTGTCGAAAAGGATTGGTGA
- a CDS encoding VWA domain-containing protein, with the protein MKYGNLNYLYLLPVIPILIFGYVLVFRKKMNDLNTFANRELLQKVGLFVSRKRQWLKAGLMIIGILFLIFTLVEPKWGYHWEEVEKKGIDIVIAVDTSRSMLANDVKPNRLEVAKREVEDLLNVLEGDRIGLVAFAGSAFTYCPLTSDYGAFRLFLNDINTNIIPLGGTALAEAIRKGISTFEANSKNRKAIILITDGENHEDDPLKAAAKAKEQGIVIYTVGVGKKDGSYIRMKDESGQERLLKDRQGQVVKSRLDEITLNKIALETDGLYTPAYGTKWGLEKIYKDSIAKIEESVYKTQRVKRYVNRYQIPLFIAIVLITLESFLSDRKKAIL; encoded by the coding sequence ATGAAATACGGAAATCTTAATTACCTTTATTTACTTCCTGTTATTCCAATATTAATTTTCGGGTACGTCCTCGTCTTCAGAAAGAAGATGAATGACCTGAACACGTTTGCAAATAGAGAATTACTACAAAAAGTTGGTCTTTTCGTTAGTCGGAAGAGACAATGGCTCAAGGCCGGTTTAATGATTATTGGCATACTTTTCCTGATATTTACCCTTGTAGAGCCCAAGTGGGGTTACCATTGGGAAGAAGTTGAGAAGAAGGGAATTGACATCGTGATTGCCGTGGATACCTCACGGAGTATGTTGGCTAACGATGTAAAACCCAATCGGTTAGAAGTGGCAAAAAGGGAGGTAGAAGATTTACTCAATGTGTTGGAAGGAGACCGTATTGGTCTTGTCGCATTTGCAGGTTCGGCATTTACGTACTGTCCGTTGACATCTGACTACGGTGCCTTTCGCCTTTTCTTGAATGACATTAATACGAATATCATTCCACTTGGAGGTACTGCCCTGGCAGAGGCAATAAGGAAAGGGATTTCAACCTTTGAAGCAAATTCAAAAAACCGCAAGGCTATCATATTGATTACCGATGGTGAGAATCACGAAGATGATCCATTAAAAGCAGCCGCAAAGGCCAAAGAGCAGGGTATCGTTATCTATACAGTAGGTGTAGGGAAGAAGGATGGTTCCTACATCAGGATGAAGGATGAGAGTGGTCAGGAAAGATTACTAAAAGATAGACAAGGGCAGGTTGTTAAATCAAGATTAGACGAAATTACGTTAAATAAAATTGCATTGGAGACGGACGGGCTATATACTCCTGCTTACGGTACAAAATGGGGTTTAGAAAAGATTTACAAGGATAGTATTGCGAAGATAGAAGAGTCCGTCTACAAAACGCAGCGTGTGAAAAGATATGTGAATCGCTATCAGATTCCTCTTTTTATTGCGATAGTGCTTATTACTTTAGAGAGTTTTTTGTCAGACCGAAAAAAGGCAATTCTGTGA
- a CDS encoding VWA domain-containing protein translates to MIFHDPLLLLLLVVIPPVIYLYFRRRGTNHVLFSSLDTLKKLKPSFWQRYRYIVIIFRSAAIVLLVIALARPQYGDEQTKVTTEGIDIVLAVDVSGSMLAEDFEIGGRRHNRLYVIKRVVKDFIQKRTNDRIGLVVFAGRAYTQCPMTLDYGMLLQLLEKAEIGMVEDGTAIGSAIGSSVDRLKSGKAKSKVIILLTDGRNNAGEIDPFTAAEIARTFGIKIYTIGAGTKGLAPFPAVDLFGNTVMKQMKVDIDDDALREIAKITDGRYYRATDTESLKEIYSQIDKLEKTETEVTQYAEYHELFHYFLLPAFGLLLFELGLTKTKFRKIP, encoded by the coding sequence ATGATCTTTCACGACCCGTTATTACTATTATTACTTGTTGTTATTCCACCCGTAATATATTTGTATTTTCGTCGCAGGGGGACAAATCATGTGCTCTTCTCCTCGCTCGATACATTGAAAAAATTAAAACCCTCATTCTGGCAACGGTACAGATATATAGTAATTATCTTTCGGTCTGCTGCTATCGTGCTCCTGGTAATTGCACTGGCACGGCCTCAGTACGGAGATGAACAAACAAAGGTAACGACCGAAGGGATAGATATTGTCCTTGCGGTGGATGTTTCAGGGAGTATGCTGGCAGAGGACTTTGAAATTGGGGGCAGAAGACACAACCGGCTTTACGTCATTAAGCGGGTAGTGAAAGATTTTATCCAGAAACGTACAAATGATCGCATTGGTCTTGTTGTTTTTGCCGGACGGGCATATACGCAGTGCCCAATGACACTAGATTACGGTATGCTATTACAGCTTCTGGAAAAGGCGGAGATTGGAATGGTTGAAGATGGTACAGCTATAGGCTCTGCCATTGGTTCGTCTGTGGATCGGCTCAAAAGCGGCAAAGCGAAGAGCAAGGTTATTATCCTTCTGACAGACGGAAGAAATAATGCTGGCGAGATAGACCCCTTTACGGCAGCAGAAATAGCCAGGACCTTTGGGATCAAGATCTATACGATAGGTGCCGGTACGAAAGGCCTGGCCCCGTTCCCCGCAGTAGACCTGTTTGGGAATACGGTAATGAAACAAATGAAGGTTGATATTGATGATGACGCACTCAGAGAAATTGCAAAGATTACAGACGGAAGATATTACCGGGCAACAGATACCGAATCGCTGAAAGAGATCTATAGTCAGATAGATAAACTTGAAAAAACAGAAACTGAGGTAACTCAGTACGCAGAATACCATGAATTGTTTCATTATTTTTTATTGCCAGCCTTTGGGTTGTTATTATTTGAATTAGGTTTAACGAAAACAAAATTCAGGAAAATACCCTAA
- a CDS encoding DUF58 domain-containing protein, whose translation MISKDIMKKIQQIEIHTRRLVNESFIGEYHSVFKGRGMEFEEVREYQPGDEIRTIDWNVTARMGRPFIKRFVEERELTVMLLVDVSASGNFGSIKQLKNEIATEICALLAFSAIKNNDKVGVIMFSDKIEKFIPPKKGTKHVLRVIRELLCSEPAGKGTNISVALEYMNKISSRRTISFIVSDFIAHDYVHALRIANKKHDVIAITVVDPREQELPNVGFIELKDAESGEILLLDTSNPRARKEFSALNAKQKQERSKLFRSMGVDEIVISTGKNYVEPVVRFFRVREKRY comes from the coding sequence ATGATCTCAAAAGATATAATGAAAAAAATTCAGCAGATAGAGATTCATACCCGTCGTCTTGTCAATGAGTCGTTTATTGGTGAGTATCACAGCGTTTTTAAAGGGAGGGGTATGGAATTCGAAGAGGTGCGAGAATATCAGCCAGGAGATGAAATTCGAACGATTGACTGGAATGTAACGGCACGTATGGGTCGTCCCTTTATTAAACGTTTTGTAGAAGAACGAGAGTTAACGGTGATGCTTCTTGTAGATGTAAGCGCCTCCGGAAACTTTGGATCAATCAAGCAGTTAAAAAATGAAATTGCCACAGAAATCTGTGCACTTCTGGCATTTTCAGCCATAAAGAATAATGACAAGGTAGGCGTGATCATGTTTTCGGATAAAATTGAAAAATTTATCCCCCCCAAAAAAGGAACGAAACATGTACTGCGGGTCATCAGGGAACTCCTGTGCTCAGAACCTGCCGGGAAAGGGACAAATATTTCCGTTGCGCTGGAGTACATGAACAAGATATCCTCCCGCCGTACGATTTCTTTTATTGTATCTGATTTTATAGCACATGATTATGTACATGCATTACGCATTGCAAACAAGAAGCACGACGTGATTGCAATTACGGTTGTAGATCCCAGAGAACAAGAATTACCAAACGTGGGTTTTATCGAATTAAAAGATGCAGAGTCAGGTGAGATACTTTTATTGGATACGTCAAACCCCCGTGCCAGAAAAGAATTCAGTGCTTTAAACGCCAAACAAAAACAGGAAAGGTCAAAGTTGTTCCGGTCGATGGGTGTTGACGAAATTGTAATCAGCACCGGCAAAAATTATGTAGAGCCGGTTGTCCGTTTTTTCAGGGTGAGGGAAAAGAGATATTAA
- a CDS encoding MoxR family ATPase, protein MDSDVKKITERVKQESDFVNTLMYEVGKVIVGQKYLMERLLIGILSNGHVLLEGVPGLAKTMSVMTLAKTMQASFQRIQFTPDLLPADLIGTLIYNPKNSDFTIRKGPIFTNIVLADEINRAPAKVQSALLEAMQDRQVTIGDQTFPLEDPFLVLATQNPIEHEGTYPLPEAQVDRFMLKLNITYPDKKDEREIMERMALTKKDFCVNPVISPADILRLRSLVDEIYLDDKIKDYIIDIVFASRDPKAYNLPLDEFIEYGASPRATIYLTLAAKAHAFLKGRGFVTPQDVKSIGMDVLRHRIIITYEAEAEEISAEDIVQKIFDTVEVP, encoded by the coding sequence ATGGATTCGGACGTTAAAAAGATTACAGAAAGGGTAAAACAGGAAAGCGATTTTGTGAATACCCTGATGTATGAAGTTGGCAAGGTAATTGTGGGACAGAAATACCTGATGGAAAGACTTTTGATAGGTATCCTTTCCAATGGGCACGTATTATTAGAAGGTGTACCTGGATTAGCAAAAACAATGTCGGTCATGACGCTTGCCAAAACAATGCAGGCCAGCTTTCAACGGATACAATTTACGCCCGATTTACTTCCTGCCGATCTCATCGGTACCCTTATTTATAATCCTAAAAATAGTGATTTTACGATACGCAAAGGGCCTATCTTTACCAATATCGTCCTTGCTGATGAGATTAACCGTGCACCTGCAAAGGTACAGAGCGCACTTCTGGAAGCAATGCAGGACAGACAGGTTACCATTGGGGATCAGACATTTCCACTGGAAGATCCGTTTCTTGTATTGGCTACACAAAATCCCATTGAGCATGAGGGCACGTATCCATTACCCGAGGCACAGGTAGACCGTTTTATGTTAAAATTAAACATTACGTATCCTGATAAGAAGGATGAACGTGAGATTATGGAGCGCATGGCATTAACAAAAAAGGATTTTTGTGTAAATCCGGTGATATCTCCTGCGGATATCCTGCGTTTGCGTTCCCTGGTAGACGAGATTTATCTCGATGATAAAATCAAGGACTACATTATTGATATCGTATTCGCATCGAGGGACCCGAAGGCGTATAACCTTCCATTGGATGAATTCATAGAATACGGTGCATCTCCACGCGCAACAATTTATCTTACGCTAGCCGCCAAGGCGCATGCCTTTCTAAAGGGAAGGGGCTTTGTGACTCCTCAGGACGTGAAATCCATAGGTATGGATGTGCTTCGCCACAGGATAATTATAACCTACGAGGCAGAGGCAGAGGAGATAAGCGCTGAAGATATTGTACAAAAAATATTTGATACGGTAGAAGTGCCATAA
- the mobB gene encoding molybdopterin-guanine dinucleotide biosynthesis protein B, which produces MQKNIPVVSIIGKQNIGKTTLIELIIPLLKRKGYRVGTIKYNIPSFEIDYEGKDTFRHYQAGADVVSISSSQKLATIKRVDRRFPSIKDIIETNHQDVDIVLVEGYKSWRYPYIEIQNNHQQVKSANKKYKNHLKITITVKADSHTPFFYKDDLNNIINFIESKMR; this is translated from the coding sequence TTGCAAAAAAATATACCAGTAGTTTCGATCATTGGCAAACAGAATATAGGTAAAACTACACTCATCGAGCTTATTATACCTTTGTTAAAGCGAAAGGGGTATAGGGTAGGCACGATAAAGTATAATATTCCTTCATTTGAAATTGATTATGAAGGAAAGGATACTTTCAGACACTATCAGGCCGGGGCTGATGTCGTTTCCATATCTTCGTCCCAAAAGCTGGCAACAATAAAAAGGGTAGACAGAAGGTTCCCATCAATAAAAGATATTATAGAAACGAATCATCAAGACGTTGATATAGTACTTGTTGAAGGCTATAAGAGTTGGCGGTATCCTTATATTGAAATCCAAAATAACCATCAGCAAGTGAAATCAGCAAACAAAAAATATAAAAATCATCTGAAAATTACAATCACTGTTAAGGCAGATTCGCATACACCGTTTTTTTATAAAGATGACTTGAATAACATCATAAATTTTATAGAATCAAAGATGAGGTGA
- a CDS encoding c-type cytochrome — protein sequence MKKIFGYCTISVATIFGVYLSFPTFTVNAGDIKKIYKDTCELCHGADGKGSEAGKQFGVPDFTNSDYQKSRTDADMKKSMTEGTKNPNYVKLSDLGVDAADLEPLVQLVREFGGK from the coding sequence TTGAAAAAGATTTTTGGTTATTGCACAATTTCTGTGGCAACGATTTTTGGTGTGTATCTTAGCTTTCCCACGTTCACGGTAAATGCCGGAGATATTAAAAAGATTTATAAGGATACCTGTGAACTATGCCACGGTGCCGACGGGAAAGGGAGTGAAGCTGGAAAACAATTCGGTGTACCAGACTTCACGAATTCAGATTATCAGAAATCAAGAACTGATGCAGATATGAAAAAATCTATGACCGAAGGCACAAAGAACCCAAATTACGTGAAACTATCGGATCTGGGAGTTGATGCTGCTGATCTTGAGCCGCTCGTCCAGTTAGTTCGGGAATTTGGCGGTAAATAA
- the rtcA gene encoding RNA 3'-phosphate cyclase: MNNELVKIDGSFGEGGGQILRTALSLSAITKRPFEIFNIRANRKIPGLSHQHLQAVNATSQICNAEVVGNQLRSTDLKFYPGEVKAGTYRLDIGTAGSVSLVLQTIFYPLSLANKPSSITIMGGTHVSHSPCIDYLMQQWLYFLKKIGFDAEIQTLRSGYYPRGGGEVFVKINPARPQHPIRIDVRGKLIQVMGISAVSNLDVNIAHRQQTQAKKNFLERNIPHEISVVETPAIGKGTMLLLVGKFEHSQCCYFSLGAIGKRAETVSDEACNEFFSFLETRGVIDEYLADQLILPLALTKRTSQFITPRITQHLLTNIEIVKLFLPVTVNISGNLNEEGTIGISCL; encoded by the coding sequence ATGAATAATGAACTTGTTAAAATCGATGGTTCATTTGGCGAAGGGGGTGGACAGATCCTGCGTACTGCCCTGTCGTTATCGGCTATTACAAAAAGGCCCTTTGAGATATTCAACATCCGGGCTAACAGGAAAATACCCGGACTCAGCCATCAGCACCTTCAGGCGGTAAACGCAACATCCCAGATTTGTAATGCCGAAGTCGTTGGAAATCAGCTGCGTTCCACTGATCTCAAATTCTATCCCGGAGAGGTAAAAGCTGGTACGTATCGTCTTGATATTGGAACGGCAGGCTCTGTTTCGCTCGTTTTACAAACCATATTTTATCCACTCAGTCTGGCGAATAAGCCTTCTTCAATCACCATTATGGGCGGCACACATGTCAGTCACAGTCCTTGTATAGATTACCTTATGCAACAGTGGCTATACTTTCTCAAAAAAATCGGTTTTGATGCAGAAATACAAACACTGAGATCCGGATATTACCCTCGCGGCGGCGGTGAGGTTTTCGTAAAAATAAATCCGGCACGTCCCCAGCATCCAATACGGATTGATGTCAGAGGGAAGCTTATCCAGGTAATGGGAATATCTGCCGTAAGCAATCTGGATGTAAATATTGCCCACCGGCAGCAAACGCAAGCAAAGAAGAACTTTTTGGAACGAAATATACCACACGAAATATCTGTGGTAGAAACGCCTGCCATTGGGAAGGGAACAATGTTACTCCTGGTGGGGAAATTTGAACATAGCCAGTGTTGTTATTTTAGTTTAGGCGCTATTGGTAAACGTGCAGAAACTGTTTCCGATGAGGCATGTAATGAATTTTTCTCTTTCCTTGAAACCAGAGGCGTCATTGATGAATACCTCGCAGACCAGCTCATCCTCCCCCTTGCCCTTACAAAAAGGACATCACAATTTATTACACCCAGGATTACGCAACATTTACTCACGAACATTGAAATTGTAAAATTGTTTTTACCTGTAACTGTCAACATCTCCGGAAACCTAAACGAGGAGGGGACTATTGGAATAAGTTGTTTGTAA
- a CDS encoding ABC transporter ATP-binding protein: MGDALILKIENLMKKFDQTKGISGLSFSVGSGEIVGLLGPNGAGKTTTIHIILGVLESDAGFISILGKDLKQQRKSIMKEVSFSAGYAQLPGNLTVWQNLYVFGLLYGVKKLKNKIAFLLKEFHLEKLAHTKSGVLSAGEQTRLHLAKALINSPQLLLLDEPTASLDPNTAQTIRQIIKDHVLSSGAGVLWTSHNMHEVEAVCDRVLFLSHGKILLEGNPRKLPVEYKKKNLEELFIAIANEPSFF; encoded by the coding sequence ATGGGGGATGCCTTGATCCTTAAAATAGAAAATCTCATGAAAAAGTTTGACCAGACAAAGGGCATTTCTGGTCTCTCGTTTTCTGTAGGGAGTGGTGAGATTGTTGGACTTCTGGGACCGAACGGAGCCGGCAAGACGACCACTATTCATATAATTCTCGGTGTCCTTGAATCTGATGCTGGATTTATCTCTATTTTAGGAAAAGACCTGAAACAGCAGAGAAAAAGTATCATGAAAGAAGTCAGTTTTTCCGCTGGATATGCCCAATTACCAGGGAATCTTACGGTCTGGCAAAACCTTTATGTATTTGGACTTCTTTATGGAGTAAAAAAGCTTAAGAATAAGATTGCTTTTCTCCTTAAAGAGTTTCATTTAGAAAAACTTGCTCATACAAAATCAGGCGTTCTTTCCGCTGGAGAACAGACGCGCCTGCACCTTGCAAAAGCACTAATTAATTCCCCGCAGCTTCTCCTCCTTGACGAACCGACCGCCTCACTTGATCCAAATACGGCTCAAACAATCCGGCAAATAATTAAGGATCATGTTTTATCAAGCGGTGCAGGAGTGCTCTGGACTTCACATAATATGCATGAAGTAGAAGCCGTGTGCGACCGGGTCCTTTTTCTTTCACACGGAAAAATTTTGCTTGAAGGCAATCCTAGAAAACTGCCCGTTGAATACAAAAAGAAAAACCTTGAAGAACTTTTTATTGCAATCGCAAACGAACCGAGTTTCTTTTGA
- a CDS encoding ABC transporter permease codes for MDFRRVYAIFLRQIFLIRNNKTRLVNIFMWISIDTILWGFITNYLDSMGHSGFSFSTTVLGAVVLWNFLIRIQQGLMLSFFEDMWSCNLLNLFASPLRIREYLSGLVISSLATSIAGLSVMLFIAWGMFLYNIFQFGVLLVPFLGIMLVFGFALGIFTTALVLRFGPPAEWIAWIIPFVLDPFTGIFYPISALPKILQPISAILPPSYVFEGMRGALLSGKFSVSHLIAGISIAFVYLIISCLFFLYIYRIVLRKGLIARLTAENL; via the coding sequence ATGGATTTCAGAAGAGTTTATGCGATCTTTTTAAGGCAGATATTTCTTATCAGGAACAATAAGACCAGGCTTGTTAATATTTTCATGTGGATTAGCATCGATACTATCCTGTGGGGATTTATTACTAATTATTTGGATAGCATGGGTCATTCTGGATTTAGTTTTAGTACCACCGTTTTAGGAGCGGTAGTTTTGTGGAATTTTCTTATTCGTATACAGCAAGGTTTGATGCTATCATTTTTCGAAGATATGTGGTCATGTAACCTGCTCAATCTTTTTGCTTCGCCACTACGTATTCGTGAATACCTGTCTGGTTTAGTAATTTCAAGTCTGGCCACGAGCATCGCGGGCTTGAGTGTAATGCTTTTTATTGCATGGGGGATGTTTCTCTATAATATTTTTCAATTTGGTGTTTTGCTCGTACCGTTTCTTGGAATTATGCTTGTATTTGGCTTTGCACTCGGAATTTTCACTACAGCATTGGTATTACGATTTGGCCCTCCGGCCGAGTGGATCGCATGGATAATTCCGTTTGTTTTAGACCCATTTACCGGGATATTTTATCCTATTTCTGCTCTTCCCAAAATTCTCCAACCAATCTCAGCGATTCTTCCACCCTCTTACGTATTTGAAGGAATGAGAGGCGCTCTACTTTCTGGTAAGTTTTCAGTTTCGCATCTCATTGCCGGTATAAGTATCGCATTTGTATACTTAATTATTTCATGCCTGTTTTTCCTCTATATCTACCGCATTGTCCTGCGAAAAGGGCTTATTGCACGGCTAACAGCAGAAAATCTATAA